The Bremerella alba genome includes a window with the following:
- a CDS encoding PD-(D/E)XK nuclease family protein codes for MARSLPSPMDGSMVISREFVTWDRPILHSAADWLIRSATVSPENLPLVDLSHCLVVVPGGLAGRRLVELLVQKVEHDGRSLIPPVVITVGQLPEHLYEAKLPFASELTQQFAWGETLRAFGNDQLKPLIPFPPDANDLGTWRDYGDSVRRVYRELVSDAFDFSEVAQKAHSLEDFTEQPRWDVLAKLQSAYLARLDTLQMWDKQSARLYAIKQDECHSDSHIVLLATVDLNRATRQMLDQVAGKGGKVTAIVGAPDSWSDHFDEHGCLVADAWTDEAIELDWKSVAIVDGPTQQADEAVGAIASVAKKYTAKDIIVGLPDEHLLGEVRRIFGQHGLKCRFGPGRSVVSTLPFRLIETIIELSQTRQYNALAAALRHPDLFQTLTFAQPGIEKLDNWFNKRLPDVIDNSIQNEEVSQAVGKLNELAAPFVGEKRSLPEWADQVRMLLLAVYGSQTIDLDTEANFQLARPLQAVNEAMTQWNDIPETLSQAFGASEMLRVLKSQLSSSMIPAEHDAEAIEALGWLELPLMDAPVCVVTSFNDGLIPSANTADLFLPNSLRNLLGLEDDSIRYARDAYQVQAIQHSREVVKWIVPKRSADGDPLAPSRLLFTGSTNDLANRVHKFFGTPEDPQNQAKQPGQDAQDHQQRIAIPVPDSLEVVEMPAWDRFSATRINQYLKCPYRFYLKYVLRLRGEDDSSTELDGGAFGNLAHDTLQAFGTSDLKGSADEKVIFDFLSAELSDLAAKRYGKSPLATIKLQIEQLRLRLRAFAAGQAQHRQDGWIIHRCEAEVAGPYPTILVDGNEIELEGRIDRIDHHPESGQWAVWDYKTGDSTGDPEKDHQIGPRNDKKWVSVQLPFYRHLVKSVGVRGEVSLGYITLPKLGEEVRFREAKWGESDLDEADATIVQAIQDIRAGKFFPPGDVRYEDEFSRICQDTVLGKWEPAQ; via the coding sequence GTGGCACGTTCCCTACCTTCCCCCATGGACGGCTCGATGGTGATTTCTCGCGAATTTGTAACCTGGGACCGCCCCATCCTCCATTCGGCGGCCGATTGGCTGATCCGATCGGCTACGGTCTCTCCTGAAAATCTTCCACTGGTCGATCTTTCTCACTGCCTGGTCGTGGTGCCGGGCGGACTGGCAGGACGACGCTTAGTGGAACTGCTCGTCCAAAAGGTCGAACACGACGGACGGTCGCTGATTCCGCCGGTCGTCATTACCGTCGGCCAACTGCCGGAACACCTCTACGAAGCCAAGCTGCCGTTCGCGTCGGAGTTGACCCAGCAATTTGCCTGGGGTGAAACGCTGCGAGCGTTTGGCAACGATCAGCTCAAGCCGCTAATTCCCTTTCCGCCAGATGCCAACGACCTGGGCACATGGCGCGACTATGGCGATTCAGTGCGGCGAGTTTACCGAGAACTCGTTTCCGACGCGTTCGACTTCTCGGAGGTCGCTCAGAAAGCCCACTCGCTGGAAGACTTCACCGAACAACCACGGTGGGACGTTCTGGCGAAACTTCAAAGCGCCTACCTGGCACGACTCGACACGCTGCAAATGTGGGACAAGCAGTCCGCGCGGCTCTATGCGATTAAGCAAGACGAATGCCACAGCGATTCGCATATCGTTCTTCTCGCAACGGTCGACCTCAATCGTGCGACACGGCAGATGCTCGATCAGGTAGCCGGCAAAGGGGGCAAAGTCACCGCGATTGTGGGTGCCCCGGATAGCTGGTCCGATCACTTCGACGAACATGGCTGCCTGGTTGCCGATGCCTGGACGGATGAAGCAATCGAACTCGACTGGAAATCGGTCGCTATTGTCGACGGTCCGACACAACAAGCTGACGAAGCCGTCGGAGCAATTGCCTCGGTCGCTAAAAAGTACACGGCCAAGGATATTATCGTCGGCCTACCGGACGAACACCTGCTGGGCGAGGTCCGTCGCATCTTCGGCCAGCACGGCCTCAAGTGCCGTTTCGGGCCTGGACGTTCGGTCGTCAGCACCCTTCCCTTTCGCTTGATCGAGACCATCATCGAGCTCTCGCAGACGCGGCAATACAACGCCTTGGCAGCCGCCCTGCGTCATCCCGACTTGTTTCAGACGCTGACGTTCGCCCAGCCTGGCATCGAGAAGCTCGACAACTGGTTCAACAAACGCCTGCCGGACGTGATCGACAACTCGATACAAAATGAAGAAGTATCGCAGGCCGTTGGCAAACTCAACGAACTTGCCGCGCCGTTTGTCGGCGAGAAACGATCGCTGCCGGAGTGGGCCGATCAGGTTCGAATGCTGCTCTTGGCGGTGTACGGATCGCAGACCATCGACCTCGACACCGAGGCCAATTTCCAACTGGCCCGCCCGCTGCAAGCCGTGAACGAAGCCATGACGCAGTGGAATGATATCCCTGAGACGCTCTCGCAAGCGTTCGGTGCGTCAGAGATGCTGCGTGTACTCAAGAGCCAGCTAAGCTCGTCGATGATTCCTGCCGAGCACGATGCCGAGGCGATCGAAGCGTTGGGCTGGCTGGAACTTCCCTTGATGGATGCCCCGGTCTGCGTTGTCACCAGCTTTAACGATGGCCTCATTCCTAGTGCGAATACGGCTGACTTGTTCCTGCCCAACTCGCTGCGAAACCTACTCGGGCTGGAAGACGATTCGATTCGTTATGCCCGTGATGCCTATCAGGTCCAAGCCATCCAACACTCGCGAGAGGTCGTTAAATGGATCGTTCCCAAACGTAGTGCCGACGGCGACCCCCTGGCACCAAGTCGCCTTTTGTTCACCGGCAGTACGAATGATTTGGCCAACCGCGTGCACAAGTTTTTCGGCACGCCAGAGGATCCCCAGAACCAAGCCAAGCAGCCTGGCCAAGACGCCCAAGACCATCAGCAACGAATCGCGATCCCCGTGCCCGATTCGCTGGAGGTCGTCGAGATGCCTGCCTGGGACCGTTTCTCGGCAACCCGAATCAACCAGTATCTGAAATGCCCCTACCGCTTCTACTTGAAGTACGTCCTCCGGCTTCGGGGCGAAGATGATTCAAGCACGGAGCTCGATGGCGGAGCGTTCGGAAACCTGGCTCACGATACACTCCAGGCATTCGGCACCAGCGACCTGAAAGGCTCGGCAGACGAAAAGGTCATTTTCGACTTCCTATCGGCCGAGCTAAGCGATCTGGCAGCCAAACGCTACGGCAAGAGCCCCCTGGCAACGATCAAGCTTCAGATCGAACAATTGCGTCTACGTTTAAGGGCGTTCGCTGCCGGTCAGGCACAGCATCGCCAAGATGGCTGGATCATTCATCGCTGCGAAGCAGAAGTCGCCGGGCCCTATCCAACCATCTTGGTCGACGGCAACGAAATTGAGCTGGAAGGTCGCATCGACCGAATCGACCATCATCCCGAATCAGGGCAATGGGCCGTGTGGGATTACAAAACCGGCGACAGCACCGGCGATCCTGAAAAAGATCATCAAATCGGACCTCGCAATGACAAGAAGTGGGTCAGTGTCCAACTTCCCTTCTACCGTCACCTGGTGAAAAGCGTGGGTGTGCGGGGAGAAGTTTCGCTCGGCTATATCACGCTGCCTAAGCTTGGGGAAGAAGTCCGTTTCCGCGAGGCCAAATGGGGTGAGAGCGATCTGGACGAAGCCGATGCCACGATCGTTCAAGCCATTCAAGATATCCGCGCCGGAAAGTTCTTCCCGCCGGGCGATGTCCGCTATGAAGACGAATTCTCGCGTATTTGCCAAGATACCGTTCTCGGAAAATGGGAGCCTGCCCAATGA